TTCATCTTTTTTTTATTACTTATTTTCTAATTTTTGAATCAGTGCCTTCATTTCAGCTATTTCTTTTACCTGTGCTTTAATAATATCATCGGCCAGTTTTCGAACTTCGGGATCTTGGATATCAGCTCGTTCACTAGTGAGTATGGCAGAGGAGTGATGAGGAATCATCGCTTTCATATATTGTACATCTCAAACTGGAAATTGACTACGAAGTGCTAAGAATACAAGTGTAAATCAAACAACACAGCTTGCAATAATTGCTGCATTTATTTTTGAATTGTTATACATATCCTTCATGAAAAAGAGCATAATAAGAGCCATTGGCGCTATCATAAGCAGTGTCATATATACTCGAGTAATACTATTGTAGTAATGACTTATTTCAAAGATATTTAGAAACATAATGAAGTACATCGAAACAAATGATACGGCCATCATCACTGCGAAATTTCAATATTTATTTTTCATAATTTTATTTAAAATAATAATATAGTTTCACGTTACAGTTGGCATGTAAGAAAATAGTAAAATTTTGGTTTTCTTGTATTTAGAGAAAATCAAACTATAGTAAATATAATATTTTTTGAGTTATTTGTTGTGATACCTAATCAATTAGATTTTGTCATTCCGATGCTAGAGTCTTATGGAAATGTAATATATTTAGTCGTATATTTTGCTGCTTTTTTTGAACTTCTACTGGGGGTTTGATTTATATTTCCTGGTGCTGTCGTTGTATTTTTAATTTCATTTTTTTGAGTTCAAAATGGACTTCGTCCTGAAATGATA
This genomic interval from Candidatus Gracilibacteria bacterium contains the following:
- a CDS encoding DUF305 domain-containing protein, whose translation is MKNKYGNFAVMMAVSFVSMYFIMFLNIFEISHYYNSITRVYMTLLMIAPMALIMLFFMKDMYNNSKINAAIIASCVVGFTLVFLALRSQFPVGDVQYMKAMIPHHSSAILTSERADIQDPEVRKLADDIIKAQVKEIAEMKALIQKLENK